The Epinephelus lanceolatus isolate andai-2023 chromosome 1, ASM4190304v1, whole genome shotgun sequence genome has a window encoding:
- the LOC117257553 gene encoding protein FAM72A has translation MSTSNANFKNKCVTQVNCIFCDSLLCTRGMKAVLLADTEVELFSTDIPPNRTVDFVASCYSTESCKCKLRDIACLKCGNVVGYHVVAPCKPCLLSCNNGHFWMFNSDAVSTLNRLDATGLNLLLWGDLPELDDSENEESESPSEEECIR, from the exons ATGTCTACATCCAACGCTAATTTCAAAAACAAGTGTGTGACCCAGGTTAACTGCATATTCTGTGACAGTCTGCTCTGCACGAGAGGCATGAAAGCAGTGCTTCTTGCAGACACTGAGGTTGAGCTGTTTTCGACTGATATACCTCCCAATAG AACTGTTGACTTTGTGGCCAGCTGCTACTCTACTGAAAGCTGCAAATGCAAACTGAGAGACATCGCATGTCTCAAGTG tGGAAATGTTGTGGGCTATCATGTTGTCGCCCCCTGTAAACCCTGCCTGCTCTCCTGTAACAACGGCCATTTCTGGATGTTCAACAGCGATGCTGTATCTACTCTCAACAGACTGGATGCGACAG GTCTGAATCTGCTCCTGTGGGGAGATCTTCCCGAGCTTGATGACAGCGAGAACGAAGAATCGGAAAGCCCATCAGAAGAGGAGTGTATTAGGTAG